The Enterococcus rotai genome includes a window with the following:
- a CDS encoding PTS transporter subunit EIIC, whose protein sequence is MDFKLAAKEILENVGGADNLANMTHCATRLRLTLKDPSKANDEAIKEIDGVVNIVNKAGQYQILIGTEVPKLYDEFEALVTGDDGSVQVNNNGGISGNIISTIFSAISAIFAPLLPALAGSGILRGLLILAVQTGILSEASGTYSILNVASMSVFYFLPVLLAFTSARRFGASPYLSALIGAALLNPEFIALMGDTGNGATTSFLKIPVVLMNYNSTVVPIILSIWAFSYLYKFLDKKVPETLKLVIIPLISLAVMIPLTVIVIGPIGVYSGEAVAQVVNWLIERSSILTGILIGGGWSVLVSLGIHWAVNPIMINNVSTYGFDYIVPFTFACNFAVIGTTIGVYFKARNNKLRSFAVTGLVTVALSAIIEPTLFGLLVKNKKLFLAQIIGGAVGGAYLGLTKVVTNAFVFGSVTTFPAFVTDNASNFIQAMIGLGISLAVSAILAYMFMEREEMLS, encoded by the coding sequence ATGGATTTCAAATTAGCAGCAAAAGAAATTTTAGAAAATGTTGGCGGCGCAGATAATTTAGCGAATATGACACATTGTGCTACACGATTGAGATTAACATTGAAAGATCCTTCTAAGGCAAACGATGAGGCAATCAAAGAGATTGATGGTGTTGTCAATATTGTCAACAAAGCTGGACAATATCAAATTTTGATTGGAACTGAAGTACCGAAGTTATACGATGAATTTGAAGCGTTAGTTACAGGCGATGATGGCAGCGTTCAAGTAAATAATAATGGTGGAATTTCTGGTAACATTATTAGTACTATTTTTTCAGCTATCTCAGCCATTTTTGCTCCATTATTACCTGCTTTAGCGGGTTCTGGTATTCTACGAGGCTTGTTAATCTTAGCTGTGCAAACGGGTATTTTATCCGAAGCTAGTGGAACGTATAGTATTTTAAATGTTGCGTCAATGAGTGTCTTTTATTTTTTACCAGTATTGTTAGCGTTTACTTCAGCTAGAAGGTTTGGCGCTAGTCCTTATTTATCTGCATTGATAGGTGCAGCATTACTAAATCCAGAATTTATTGCATTGATGGGAGATACTGGAAATGGTGCTACAACAAGCTTTTTAAAAATCCCTGTTGTTTTAATGAATTATAATTCTACAGTTGTTCCCATTATTCTCTCAATTTGGGCGTTTTCTTATCTGTATAAGTTTTTAGATAAAAAAGTTCCAGAAACACTAAAATTAGTTATTATTCCATTAATTTCTCTAGCAGTTATGATCCCTTTGACGGTGATTGTCATTGGTCCGATTGGTGTTTATAGTGGTGAAGCTGTTGCACAAGTTGTTAATTGGCTGATTGAACGCAGCAGTATTTTAACTGGTATCTTGATTGGCGGTGGTTGGAGTGTTCTTGTAAGTTTAGGGATTCACTGGGCCGTTAATCCAATCATGATCAACAATGTTTCAACTTATGGTTTTGATTATATTGTCCCATTCACGTTTGCCTGTAACTTTGCGGTAATTGGGACGACGATCGGTGTCTATTTTAAAGCAAGAAATAATAAGCTCCGTAGTTTTGCTGTCACTGGTTTAGTCACAGTTGCTCTTTCAGCGATTATTGAGCCTACTTTATTCGGTTTATTAGTAAAAAATAAAAAGTTGTTTTTAGCGCAAATCATTGGTGGGGCTGTAGGCGGGGCTTATTTAGGCTTAACCAAAGTAGTAACAAACGCCTTTGTATTTGGTAGTGTGACAACGTTCCCTGCTTTTGTGACCGATAATGCATCAAATTTTATTCAAGCGATGATTGGATTAGGGATCTCGTTAGCAGTATCAGCTATTTTAGCTTATATGTTTATGGAAAGGGAAGAAATGTTATCTTAA
- a CDS encoding DeoR/GlpR family DNA-binding transcription regulator, with the protein MIPYVRQEKIIEILENRELIKIEELQTLIPEVSMSTLRRDLKELEGLNKVQTLSGGAVKICSSVSELPMSTKSSLQTKEKLYIAELAAREVVTGETIYLDSGSTCTTLLRELLKKKIKIITTNTDVFRLTGEFEAEITVLGGTYDPKISSLSGPLAEANIQKYVFDKAFLGANGIDLKFGVTTPNLVEAIKKKTVIDHAKKSFLLCDSSKFHKSSAVKSFDLNEVILISDKEDSELSKAMKIIAK; encoded by the coding sequence ATGATTCCCTATGTACGACAAGAGAAAATTATAGAAATACTAGAAAATAGAGAGCTGATCAAAATCGAAGAACTACAAACCTTAATTCCGGAAGTATCTATGTCTACTCTTCGACGTGATTTAAAAGAGCTTGAAGGGTTAAATAAGGTCCAAACTTTGTCAGGAGGCGCTGTCAAGATTTGTTCAAGTGTTTCGGAGCTACCTATGTCAACCAAATCTAGTTTACAAACAAAAGAAAAACTTTATATTGCTGAATTGGCTGCTCGTGAGGTTGTCACTGGAGAAACGATTTATCTAGATTCTGGTTCCACATGTACGACATTATTAAGAGAATTACTTAAAAAGAAAATCAAGATCATTACTACAAATACGGATGTTTTTCGATTGACGGGAGAATTTGAAGCAGAGATCACAGTTTTAGGTGGAACTTACGATCCTAAAATTTCATCATTAAGTGGTCCGTTAGCTGAAGCAAACATTCAAAAATATGTCTTTGATAAAGCGTTTCTAGGCGCAAACGGGATTGATTTAAAATTTGGTGTAACGACGCCAAATTTAGTTGAAGCAATCAAAAAAAAGACCGTCATCGATCATGCGAAAAAGTCATTTTTGTTATGTGATAGTTCTAAGTTTCATAAATCATCTGCAGTGAAATCCTTTGATTTGAATGAAGTTATTTTGATTTCGGATAAAGAGGATTCAGAGTTGAGTAAAGCAATGAAGATTATTGCGAAATAA
- a CDS encoding ABC transporter permease, protein MFKLYFTALRSLAVKETNRYLRIWVQTLVPPVITTSLYFVIFGNLIGGRIGQMEGFSYMEFIVPGLIMMSVITSSYANVSSSFFSQKFQKNIEELLVAPVPTHIIIWGFVFGGLGRSVLVGTLVTIISLFFVPLHVYSWSIVIITLLMTAILFSLAGLLNGIFAQSFDDVSIVPTFVLQPLTYLGGVFYAISMLPPIWQAISKVNPIVYMISGFRYGFLGTIDVPIILSLVILILFISVLYAVCWYLIDRGRGLRS, encoded by the coding sequence ATGTTTAAGTTATATTTCACCGCTTTAAGAAGCCTTGCAGTCAAAGAAACGAATCGTTATCTACGGATTTGGGTGCAAACCTTAGTACCACCAGTCATTACCACTTCACTCTATTTTGTTATTTTTGGAAATCTGATCGGCGGACGAATCGGACAGATGGAAGGATTTTCTTATATGGAATTTATTGTTCCAGGTCTGATCATGATGTCTGTTATCACCAGTTCTTATGCGAATGTTTCTTCTTCATTTTTCTCACAGAAGTTCCAGAAAAATATTGAAGAATTACTCGTTGCGCCAGTGCCAACCCACATTATTATTTGGGGATTTGTCTTTGGCGGCTTGGGCAGAAGTGTTCTAGTTGGGACACTTGTAACCATCATTTCGTTATTCTTCGTGCCACTTCATGTTTATTCTTGGTCGATTGTGATTATTACCCTTCTTATGACCGCTATTTTATTTTCATTAGCTGGTTTATTAAATGGGATATTTGCCCAATCTTTTGATGATGTCTCTATCGTTCCAACATTTGTTTTGCAACCATTAACCTATCTTGGTGGTGTCTTTTACGCAATCTCAATGTTACCACCGATTTGGCAAGCCATCTCTAAAGTCAATCCGATCGTCTATATGATTTCGGGCTTTAGATATGGTTTCCTCGGTACGATCGATGTCCCGATCATTTTGTCTCTAGTTATTTTGATTCTCTTTATCTCTGTGCTTTATGCAGTTTGTTGGTATTTGATTGATAGAGGCCGCGGGTTGAGAAGTTGA
- a CDS encoding ABC transporter ATP-binding protein, with amino-acid sequence MTYALEITDLKKVYGSGVEALKGIDLVVEEGDFYALLGPNGAGKSTTIGIITSLVNKTSGKVKVFGYDLDTDLVMAKQQIGLVPQEFNFNPFETVEQIVVNQAGYYGVSKKEALKRSEKYLKQSDLWEKRNVRARMLSGGMKRRLMIARALMHEPRLLILDEPTAGVDIELRREMWDFLRELNENGTTIILTTHYLEEAEMLCRNIGIIQSGQLIENTSMKTLLSKLQFETFIFDLAPFDKEPEIIGYTSNFEDKQTLEVEIERNQGLNGLFEQLTKQGIQVLSMRNKSNRLEELFLKITEEKHPMDASSTFQV; translated from the coding sequence ATGACGTATGCACTTGAAATAACGGATTTAAAAAAAGTCTATGGTAGTGGGGTTGAGGCTCTTAAAGGGATCGACTTAGTCGTAGAAGAAGGTGACTTTTACGCTCTTTTAGGACCAAATGGAGCAGGTAAATCAACAACAATCGGGATCATTACTTCCCTTGTCAACAAAACCTCCGGGAAAGTAAAGGTTTTTGGTTACGATTTGGACACTGATTTAGTTATGGCTAAACAACAGATTGGTCTGGTTCCACAAGAGTTTAACTTTAACCCATTTGAAACAGTCGAGCAAATTGTTGTCAATCAAGCTGGTTACTATGGTGTTTCAAAAAAAGAAGCCTTGAAACGCAGCGAGAAATATCTGAAACAGTCGGATCTCTGGGAAAAACGCAACGTCCGTGCCAGAATGCTTTCAGGCGGAATGAAGCGTAGATTGATGATTGCACGTGCTTTGATGCATGAGCCTCGTCTACTTATTTTAGATGAACCTACAGCCGGAGTTGATATTGAACTAAGACGGGAAATGTGGGATTTTCTAAGAGAGTTGAATGAAAACGGCACAACAATTATTCTGACAACTCATTATTTAGAAGAAGCTGAGATGCTTTGCCGAAATATTGGTATTATTCAATCAGGGCAGCTGATTGAAAATACGAGCATGAAAACATTACTGTCAAAACTACAGTTTGAGACATTTATCTTTGATTTAGCACCTTTCGACAAAGAACCCGAAATTATTGGTTATACGTCCAACTTCGAAGATAAACAAACACTTGAAGTGGAGATTGAACGTAATCAAGGCTTGAATGGTTTGTTTGAACAACTCACAAAACAAGGCATTCAAGTGCTTTCCATGCGCAATAAATCCAACCGATTAGAAGAACTGTTTCTAAAAATCACAGAAGAAAAACATCCAATGGATGCCAGTTCCACTTTCCAAGTATAA
- a CDS encoding ArsR/SmtB family transcription factor, whose translation MDYEKISLILKAMADPKRMKIIDLLSYSSMCACDVLKHFDFTQPTLSHHMKVLESAGIVSVSKQGQWHHYTLKEDFVKEFMCSMVQLLSDSGEDCLCQNNKETKGDHD comes from the coding sequence ATGGATTATGAAAAAATTTCATTGATACTCAAAGCGATGGCTGATCCAAAACGTATGAAAATAATTGATTTACTTTCTTACAGCAGCATGTGTGCTTGTGACGTATTAAAACATTTTGATTTTACGCAACCCACACTTTCTCATCACATGAAGGTCTTAGAAAGTGCCGGAATTGTGTCTGTCAGCAAACAAGGTCAGTGGCATCACTACACTTTAAAAGAAGACTTTGTCAAAGAATTTATGTGCTCGATGGTGCAATTGCTTTCTGATAGTGGAGAAGATTGTCTTTGCCAAAACAATAAAGAAACAAAAGGAGATCATGATTAA
- the truA gene encoding tRNA pseudouridine(38-40) synthase TruA, whose translation MRNIRLTIEYDGTRYLGWQRLGDSDKTIQGKIENILTQMTRSKIEIIGSGRTDAGTHARNQIANFKTESKMERVEMIEFLNRYLPQDIVVKKVEEVPDRFHARYNAKGKKYSYYVWNDLIPSAFERNYSFHYSEKLDVELMNEACQKLIGTHDFIGFSSLKKTKKSTTRTIKELAIQKEGRLLHFTFIGDGFLHKMVRILMGTILEIGAGTLKLEVIDEVFESKIRSEAGITVPAQGLFLDEVYY comes from the coding sequence ATGAGAAATATCAGATTAACGATCGAGTATGATGGGACTAGGTATCTTGGTTGGCAAAGACTTGGTGATTCAGATAAAACGATTCAAGGGAAAATTGAAAATATCTTAACTCAAATGACACGCTCAAAAATTGAAATCATCGGTTCTGGTCGAACGGATGCTGGAACTCATGCTAGAAACCAAATTGCGAATTTCAAAACAGAGAGTAAAATGGAACGAGTAGAGATGATTGAATTTCTAAATCGCTATCTTCCACAAGATATTGTTGTAAAAAAGGTTGAAGAGGTTCCTGATCGATTTCATGCTCGGTATAATGCAAAAGGGAAAAAATACAGCTATTATGTCTGGAACGATTTGATTCCGTCAGCCTTTGAGCGTAACTATAGTTTTCACTATTCTGAAAAACTTGATGTTGAGTTAATGAACGAAGCTTGCCAGAAACTGATTGGAACGCATGATTTTATTGGCTTTTCTTCTCTTAAAAAGACGAAAAAGTCAACGACTCGAACGATCAAAGAACTAGCAATTCAAAAAGAAGGGAGGCTGCTTCATTTTACCTTTATTGGAGATGGCTTCTTGCATAAAATGGTCAGAATCCTTATGGGGACAATTTTAGAAATAGGTGCTGGAACATTGAAGTTAGAAGTGATCGATGAGGTATTTGAAAGTAAAATCAGAAGTGAGGCTGGAATCACAGTGCCTGCCCAAGGGTTATTTTTAGACGAAGTTTATTATTGA
- a CDS encoding tyrosine-type recombinase/integrase: MSRRGENIYKRKDGRWEGRYIKGRKLNGSIHYGYVYGKKYYDVKQKLTLIKSQLPYYQEQIIYSYSGTVQEWAAYWLETFVLPTVKLSTYVSYKSKLSVHVFPQLGEIKLTELKKEDVQTLSDQLEEKLSDASVHAVFRVFHTCLCAAQENELIPKNPVDTVRLPKMGKRVSKALTTGEQKRLKQVANSSTNGLAVLIALETGMRIGEISGLKWSDIDWERREVHVNRTLQRLTDNNGKSQIVEGLPKTRSSTRVIPLSKRLYHLLWKQKHSSKEAYILSNTEKSVEPRVVRYQFKQMSQEAGLSDVTFHTLRHTFATRCLEAGVNIATISALLGHRSIKMTLDVYTHSLLAQEREAIDQVSAF, from the coding sequence ATGTCACGAAGAGGAGAAAATATCTATAAACGAAAAGATGGCCGTTGGGAAGGTCGTTACATTAAAGGGAGAAAACTAAATGGATCAATTCATTATGGGTATGTTTATGGTAAAAAATATTATGATGTCAAACAAAAATTGACTCTTATCAAATCTCAGCTTCCTTATTATCAAGAACAGATCATCTATTCTTATAGTGGAACAGTACAAGAATGGGCTGCTTATTGGTTGGAAACATTTGTATTACCAACAGTTAAGTTGAGTACTTATGTAAGTTACAAAAGTAAATTATCTGTGCACGTATTTCCACAGCTTGGAGAGATAAAATTAACTGAGCTAAAAAAAGAAGACGTTCAAACTTTAAGTGATCAATTAGAAGAAAAGCTTTCTGATGCATCTGTTCATGCTGTTTTTCGTGTTTTTCATACTTGCCTATGTGCAGCACAAGAAAATGAACTGATTCCTAAAAATCCAGTTGATACCGTTCGCTTACCCAAAATGGGAAAACGAGTTTCTAAAGCCTTGACTACTGGCGAACAAAAGCGTCTAAAACAAGTCGCAAATTCGTCTACTAATGGATTAGCTGTATTAATTGCATTAGAAACAGGCATGAGAATAGGCGAAATTAGTGGGCTAAAATGGTCAGATATTGATTGGGAAAGACGAGAAGTTCATGTTAACCGTACGTTACAGCGGTTAACAGATAATAATGGAAAGAGTCAGATAGTAGAAGGCTTACCTAAAACAAGATCGTCTACTCGTGTGATCCCCTTATCTAAACGCTTGTATCATCTGTTATGGAAACAAAAACATTCTTCAAAAGAGGCTTATATTTTAAGCAATACTGAAAAAAGTGTTGAACCTAGAGTAGTTCGTTACCAATTTAAGCAAATGAGCCAGGAGGCGGGATTGTCAGACGTGACCTTTCACACTTTACGCCATACGTTTGCGACGCGTTGTTTAGAAGCAGGAGTGAATATCGCGACGATTAGTGCTTTATTAGGACATCGTTCTATAAAAATGACACTGGATGTCTATACACATTCTCTCCTTGCACAAGAAAGAGAAGCAATCGATCAAGTTTCTGCATTTTAG
- a CDS encoding winged helix-turn-helix domain-containing protein codes for MYRIGILASTMTPSPDVYKAFEKINCQLDHLKEVPNFEKLHTYDGLLIEEVHEGAISSVCSTILQIKQQTNVYIWVLSGKSTLINRQVYLQLGVDGNFDQESFPEELLLYLKNFLSRQDEQRKTQRAVVGGKKNANQISTIGEKLEMDPTNHSLIVFIGEKEVEVELTRLEYRLLELLYSYPGKAFNYQEIHENLWNSPYKEENYRVANIVFHVRKKLERHDVGSEFIKTVRSKGYMIKLENIKKTSKK; via the coding sequence ATGTATCGTATAGGTATACTGGCATCCACGATGACGCCTTCACCTGACGTGTATAAAGCATTTGAAAAAATAAATTGTCAACTCGATCACCTTAAAGAAGTTCCAAATTTTGAAAAGCTTCATACATATGACGGGTTATTGATCGAGGAAGTACACGAAGGAGCAATTAGTAGTGTTTGTTCTACTATCTTACAAATCAAACAACAAACGAATGTTTACATATGGGTTTTATCTGGGAAATCAACATTAATCAATCGACAAGTATATCTACAACTGGGAGTAGATGGGAATTTTGATCAAGAAAGCTTTCCAGAAGAGTTACTCTTATATTTAAAGAACTTTCTATCACGTCAAGATGAACAGAGAAAAACACAACGAGCTGTGGTTGGAGGAAAAAAGAACGCCAATCAAATCAGTACAATCGGAGAAAAACTTGAGATGGATCCTACAAATCACAGTTTGATTGTGTTTATAGGTGAGAAAGAAGTCGAAGTTGAATTGACTAGGCTAGAATATCGCTTACTCGAATTATTGTACAGTTATCCAGGAAAAGCATTTAATTACCAAGAAATACATGAAAACCTATGGAATAGCCCATATAAAGAAGAAAACTATCGCGTCGCCAATATTGTTTTTCACGTGCGGAAAAAACTGGAACGACATGACGTAGGATCAGAGTTTATAAAAACGGTGCGTTCAAAAGGCTATATGATCAAATTAGAGAATATTAAAAAAACGTCTAAAAAATAA
- a CDS encoding DUF916 and DUF3324 domain-containing protein, which yields MKTNKFIYFVLFMSLFLCSYPDQALAKGESSNLGYSVSAVHNGKQIDPEKSYFYIQTVPGQEQVLKVNVRSTQKEPIKIKVYTTNAYTGDGGTIEYTEDEKVLDPTLVQPISSIVEVETPSITVENYEEKEATFKLMPPNENYTGVKMGALVFELDDAESKEQVSSKFSYRIGLITSETGDDYRDAKTLNLLEAKSTLKLGKKMILATLQNPEPKILGDLEITAEVKEKDNQTILKKKNVTNYSVAPNSHFEFEIDWGTGAVKAGTYTIVMNANNGYSDWQFEKDFTITGDQAKKMNEESSFNIITPIWIKVGTIVLMVALVVIVFFILIRRKKMETTWKIRRKKRKKKKKERR from the coding sequence ATGAAAACAAATAAATTTATATATTTCGTTTTGTTTATGAGTTTGTTCCTTTGTTCATATCCTGACCAAGCACTAGCTAAAGGAGAATCATCCAATTTAGGCTATTCGGTTTCAGCAGTACACAACGGGAAACAAATTGATCCAGAAAAAAGTTATTTTTATATTCAAACTGTTCCAGGACAAGAGCAGGTATTGAAAGTAAATGTCAGAAGTACACAAAAAGAGCCAATCAAAATCAAAGTATATACGACAAATGCTTATACAGGAGATGGCGGGACGATTGAATATACTGAGGACGAGAAAGTGCTAGATCCGACATTAGTTCAACCAATTTCATCTATTGTGGAAGTTGAAACGCCTAGCATAACTGTTGAAAATTACGAGGAGAAAGAAGCAACCTTCAAACTAATGCCGCCAAATGAAAATTATACAGGTGTAAAAATGGGTGCCCTAGTTTTTGAACTCGATGATGCTGAAAGTAAAGAGCAAGTATCAAGTAAATTTTCATACAGAATAGGATTGATCACCTCAGAAACTGGAGATGATTATAGAGACGCAAAAACACTAAATTTACTAGAGGCGAAATCAACACTTAAACTTGGGAAAAAAATGATTTTAGCGACATTACAAAATCCAGAACCCAAGATTCTTGGTGATTTAGAGATAACAGCAGAAGTAAAAGAAAAAGATAATCAAACTATTTTAAAGAAAAAGAACGTAACAAATTATTCAGTAGCCCCTAATAGTCATTTTGAATTTGAGATAGATTGGGGAACAGGTGCTGTCAAAGCGGGAACATACACGATAGTAATGAATGCAAACAATGGATATTCTGATTGGCAATTTGAAAAAGATTTTACGATAACTGGTGACCAGGCTAAAAAGATGAACGAAGAAAGTAGTTTTAACATCATTACGCCAATTTGGATCAAAGTTGGAACAATTGTGCTGATGGTTGCTTTAGTCGTAATTGTATTTTTTATTCTGATTAGAAGAAAGAAAATGGAAACAACCTGGAAAATCAGACGTAAAAAGCGTAAAAAGAAGAAAAAAGAGAGGAGATAA
- a CDS encoding WxL domain-containing protein has translation MKKTLMITLLSSAALMLFATSADAKTFDDQTDVGVSFKSDGPNDPGKNIPYKDNLSLVWKPAAFEFGEQKAVGNSATFSNIVEGNQYVVVNDDRADDALTGWKLSAKMSELTSVSGSKTLASKLTFNLGDAESYRITDDPTVLNDKNDYIVNDPNTSGVLGKLEDAGIKLGDGASKSIELVAGDTTSKTILGKEKANGTKGGVATLIKDTKLVVADAKKDNAAGESFTGTVTWTLDDLVGN, from the coding sequence ATGAAAAAAACACTAATGATTACTTTATTGTCATCAGCAGCATTGATGTTATTTGCTACTTCAGCAGATGCAAAAACTTTTGATGATCAAACTGATGTAGGGGTAAGTTTTAAATCTGATGGACCAAATGATCCAGGTAAAAACATACCTTATAAGGATAACTTATCTCTTGTATGGAAACCAGCAGCTTTCGAATTTGGGGAGCAAAAAGCTGTGGGGAACTCAGCGACATTCAGTAATATTGTAGAAGGTAACCAATACGTAGTTGTAAATGATGACAGAGCAGATGATGCATTAACTGGTTGGAAATTATCAGCTAAAATGTCTGAATTAACATCTGTTAGCGGTTCTAAAACGTTAGCATCTAAATTAACATTTAATTTAGGTGATGCTGAATCGTATAGAATCACTGATGATCCAACTGTACTTAATGATAAAAACGATTATATTGTAAATGATCCTAATACTTCAGGTGTATTAGGTAAATTAGAAGATGCTGGTATCAAATTAGGCGATGGCGCAAGCAAATCTATCGAACTAGTAGCTGGTGACACTACAAGTAAAACAATCTTGGGTAAAGAAAAAGCCAATGGTACTAAAGGCGGGGTTGCAACGCTAATTAAAGATACAAAATTAGTTGTAGCAGATGCTAAAAAAGATAACGCAGCAGGCGAGTCATTTACTGGTACAGTAACATGGACTTTAGATGATTTAGTAGGTAACTAA
- a CDS encoding DUF916 and DUF3324 domain-containing protein: MRKKIIYAIALSLFFTLSYPLLGNANESIADAIKYFSYELILPENQKDKTLGYYDLLINPREKQEVQLKLNNTSDQAMKVDIELNSAKTNGNGVIEYGPSELKEDPSLKYNLAEIMSGPSEITVPPKSSESVTFVINSPIAHFDGYIAGGIQLKPVVKTQQAQNTQGTIVNKFAFLIGVLLSESDTQKIKPKLKLNNVSLKLKDGSYTVFANISNTESIFVEKMIADINITEKDKSKNSFELKKEDMRMAPNTMMNLPIPLNNQKVNSGEYTANVKITTKNGGNWNWVKNFTLSKVEAEQINKQLMNESDSGFKYWLIIIILVLLFSILSGFIIKRCKDREK, from the coding sequence ATGAGAAAAAAAATAATATACGCGATTGCTCTTTCTCTATTTTTCACTTTGTCTTATCCACTGCTAGGGAATGCTAATGAAAGTATAGCAGATGCAATTAAATATTTTTCTTATGAGTTAATACTACCTGAGAATCAAAAAGATAAAACCCTTGGATATTATGATCTTTTAATAAATCCAAGAGAAAAACAAGAAGTTCAGCTAAAGTTAAACAATACATCGGATCAAGCTATGAAGGTGGATATTGAATTAAATAGCGCAAAAACAAATGGAAATGGTGTCATTGAATATGGACCAAGCGAATTAAAAGAAGATCCTTCGTTAAAGTATAATCTAGCAGAAATCATGAGCGGACCTTCTGAAATCACTGTACCGCCAAAAAGCAGTGAGAGTGTAACTTTTGTAATCAATAGCCCAATAGCACATTTTGATGGGTATATTGCAGGTGGAATTCAGTTGAAACCAGTTGTGAAAACCCAACAGGCTCAAAATACCCAAGGGACGATCGTGAACAAATTTGCTTTTTTAATTGGCGTATTATTGAGCGAATCGGATACTCAAAAAATAAAACCTAAACTGAAATTAAATAATGTATCACTGAAATTAAAGGATGGCAGTTACACAGTCTTCGCGAATATCTCAAATACGGAAAGCATTTTTGTAGAAAAAATGATTGCCGATATTAACATTACTGAAAAAGATAAGAGTAAGAACTCTTTTGAATTGAAAAAAGAAGATATGCGGATGGCCCCCAATACTATGATGAATCTGCCAATTCCATTAAATAATCAAAAGGTAAATTCTGGTGAGTATACAGCGAATGTTAAAATCACCACAAAAAATGGTGGAAATTGGAACTGGGTGAAAAATTTTACCTTGTCAAAAGTTGAAGCAGAACAGATCAATAAACAACTAATGAACGAATCGGATTCTGGATTTAAATATTGGTTAATCATTATAATACTCGTTCTATTATTCAGTATACTGAGTGGTTTTATTATAAAAAGATGTAAGGATAGGGAGAAATAA